The Carboxydocella sporoproducens DSM 16521 genome window below encodes:
- a CDS encoding N-acetylmuramoyl-L-alanine amidase family protein: MGKPLKLLIFFYFFLTAVCPARAEPPLAGQVIMIDPGHGGIDPGAIIDNIYEKDINLAVALQLAELLQQDGAEVVLTRSDDRDYYPSNRCSLQDKRQDLTTRVEMAIAAGATLFISLHVNKDRHPGCWGSETYYYPGSAEGQRLAEAIQAQLKKVQPENRRPAKPGDYFLLRATPMPAVIVEMGFISNSRERALLLSPDWQKNLAMAIRQGIIDFFWQH; encoded by the coding sequence ATGGGAAAACCATTAAAACTGCTTATTTTTTTCTACTTCTTCCTGACAGCGGTCTGCCCTGCCCGGGCCGAACCGCCCCTGGCCGGTCAGGTGATCATGATAGACCCCGGTCATGGCGGAATCGATCCCGGGGCCATTATTGATAATATCTACGAAAAGGATATCAATCTGGCTGTTGCCTTACAGCTGGCAGAGTTATTGCAGCAGGATGGGGCTGAGGTAGTTCTAACCAGGAGCGATGACAGGGATTACTACCCTTCCAATCGCTGCTCTCTGCAAGATAAACGCCAGGACCTGACCACCCGAGTTGAAATGGCAATCGCTGCCGGTGCCACCCTGTTTATCAGTTTGCACGTGAACAAAGATCGCCATCCGGGCTGCTGGGGCAGTGAAACCTATTATTATCCCGGTTCCGCCGAGGGACAACGCCTGGCTGAAGCCATTCAGGCCCAGTTGAAAAAAGTTCAACCGGAAAACCGCCGTCCTGCCAAACCAGGCGACTATTTTCTGTTACGAGCTACTCCCATGCCAGCGGTGATCGTGGAAATGGGTTTTATCTCTAACTCCCGGGAACGAGCCTTATTGCTGTCCCCCGACTGGCAAAAAAACCTGGCCATGGCAATCAGGCAGGGAATTATCGATTTCTTCTGGCAACATTGA
- the thiL gene encoding thiamine-phosphate kinase translates to MKIAELGEFGLIEYLTRNWSPGLVGDDAAWLPLPPGEQGPMLFTTDMMLEEVHFSRRFSSAYDIGWKAVAVNVSDIAAMGGEPWTAVISLGADSSWSVAELEELYAGMQAAAEIYGVVLAGGDTVKSRQGLILNLALTGWQRGPQPLGRDRARPGQLLAVTGPLGASAAGLAWLQAGGEGDCATQVGEAVTLHRRPRAQLAAGRWLAERQLATAANDISDGLAREVLEICTASGVGCQVEATAIPIHAGARSIARTLGKDALEWAFRGGEDFQLLFTCAEADWHQIETGLTALGCQPARIGRITPPEQGMRLLTEKGPEPWPAGGYDHFTGGKE, encoded by the coding sequence ATGAAAATTGCTGAACTGGGTGAGTTTGGTTTAATCGAGTACCTGACCAGGAACTGGTCCCCTGGACTGGTGGGAGATGATGCTGCCTGGTTACCTTTGCCGCCGGGAGAGCAGGGACCCATGCTGTTTACCACTGATATGATGCTGGAGGAAGTGCATTTCAGCCGCCGGTTTAGTTCAGCCTATGATATCGGCTGGAAAGCGGTGGCCGTTAATGTCAGTGATATTGCCGCTATGGGGGGCGAACCGTGGACGGCAGTGATTTCCCTGGGAGCAGATAGCTCCTGGTCAGTGGCTGAGCTGGAAGAGCTCTATGCCGGGATGCAGGCTGCGGCCGAAATATATGGTGTGGTGCTGGCGGGAGGGGATACGGTCAAAAGCCGGCAAGGATTAATCCTGAACCTGGCTCTGACGGGCTGGCAACGGGGGCCTCAGCCGCTGGGACGGGATCGAGCTCGGCCGGGGCAATTACTGGCGGTTACCGGACCCCTGGGAGCTTCTGCGGCCGGTCTAGCCTGGTTACAGGCGGGGGGAGAGGGCGATTGTGCCACTCAAGTTGGCGAGGCGGTGACTTTGCACCGGCGTCCTCGGGCCCAGCTGGCGGCCGGGCGCTGGCTGGCGGAAAGGCAGCTGGCTACAGCAGCCAATGATATTTCCGATGGGTTGGCCCGGGAAGTACTGGAAATATGTACAGCTTCCGGAGTGGGTTGTCAGGTGGAGGCAACGGCCATTCCTATCCACGCCGGGGCCCGCAGCATCGCCCGCACCCTGGGTAAAGATGCTCTGGAATGGGCTTTCAGGGGTGGAGAGGATTTTCAATTGCTCTTTACCTGTGCTGAAGCGGACTGGCACCAAATAGAAACGGGGCTGACTGCCCTTGGCTGTCAGCCGGCCCGCATTGGCCG